A segment of the Citricoccus sp. K5 genome:
CCGGTCTCGGGGTCGATGACCCATGCGGACGTGCGGCTGGTGGTGCCAACGATGGCGCGGAGCTCGTTGACGGTGGAGCGCACCTCGGCGAGGGTGTCAGCGAGGCTGTCCCCGGCGTCCCGTGCGGCCTCTTCGTCGTGCTTACCGAGCTGCTGGACGTGGCCACCGGAGATCTGAGCTCGGATCTGGGCCAGTTCATGCATGATCTTGCTGACATCACTCACGGTGAGTTCTCCTTCTTGGGGTGCTGGTGCTGCGGGGATGATGGCGGACGGCTTATCGGTGGAACTGGACGGGGTGGCGGTGGCGCGGCCGTCCCATTCGTCGTAGAGCCGACCGTCCTTGATGACCCACCCGTACTGGGCGAGCCTGCTGAGAGGGTTGAACACGCTGCGGTGGTCGCGGTAGTCGTCCCACCATTCGAAGTGGAGGTGGATGCCGTTGGACAGGGGGATGCCGGTGTGCCATGTCTCGGCGATCACCTCGCCGCGCTTGACCTGTTGGCCCGGCTTGACCTTGTGGCGGCGGGTGTGGAGGTAGGCGGTCAGTGACCCGTCCGGGTGCCGGATGCCGATGGCCGGGCCGGAGCGCAGTGGGATGGTCTTGATCCACTCCATGACGCCATCTGCTGCGGCCTTGGCGAACACGGACTCGCCGGGCGTAGGGCCGCCGAAGTCCACGCCCCAGTGGTCTCGTGGCCCGTTGTCGATGTCACGCTTCCCGAAGGCGCTGGTGAACCGGGATCGGTCTTCTACT
Coding sequences within it:
- a CDS encoding M23 family metallopeptidase produces the protein MPVEDRSRFTSAFGKRDIDNGPRDHWGVDFGGPTPGESVFAKAAADGVMEWIKTIPLRSGPAIGIRHPDGSLTAYLHTRRHKVKPGQQVKRGEVIAETWHTGIPLSNGIHLHFEWWDDYRDHRSVFNPLSRLAQYGWVIKDGRLYDEWDGRATATPSSSTDKPSAIIPAAPAPQEGELTVSDVSKIMHELAQIRAQISGGHVQQLGKHDEEAARDAGDSLADTLAEVRSTVNELRAIVGTTSRTSAWVIDPETGQQVEVYLSGVLQRIDGKLSALVESAENAGTVEPDRVRTLAPAVNTVKEA